Proteins co-encoded in one Rudaeicoccus suwonensis genomic window:
- the cphA gene encoding cyanophycin synthetase, which produces MTEDQPVADQPIGQLKILQTRIYRGPNVWSYEQAIHLVVDLGPLEQFPTNTIPGFTDRLLAALPGLEEHTCSRGHRGGFVERLREGTWLGHVAEHVALELQQEAGHDMRRGKTRGVKGEPGVYNVIFGFFDERVGRAAGELAVRLVNHFVLAGDDFDVERERETFLLAAGRAAFGPSTAAIIEEAVSRDIPWTRLNQHSLVQLGQGVHAQRIRATMTSLTSALAVDIAGDKNLTTTLLGSAGLPVPKAETVRTADGAVAAARRVGHPVVVKPLDGNHGRGVCLDLRTDDQVRAAFDVAEAQSRRGVVQVESFITGKDYRCLIIGGRMAAIAERVPAHVIGDGQHTVAQLVDITNADPRRGVGHEKVLTRIRVDDAAVELVAAQGYSMDSVPPVDEMVKLALTGNMSTGGISVDRTFDAHPDNVEIAEEAARLIGLDVAGIDFICPDITAPVRETGGAICEVNAAPGFRMHTHPTVGEPQFIAKPVVDLLFPPGSPSRVPIVAVTGTNGKTTTSRMLAHIMKGLGRKVGMTSTDGIVIDERLVIKADASGPRSARMVLQNPRVDFAVMEVARGGILREGLGYDRNDIAVVTNIQPDHLGMRGVETLEQLADVKAVVVEAVPRDGFAVLNADDPLVRRMRKRCRGTIVWFSMEPAGSAVREFIDERCRRGARAVVLETSDRGEMIVLKQGRRSMPLAWTHLLPSTFDGAARMNVANALAAAGAAFAAGAPLHDIRQGLRTFTTSYYLSPGRLNRMEVNHAEVFVDYCHNPPGMRMLGDFVESYVERRQGATDHRISRIGMIGAAGDRRDEDIRELGAIAAHHFDVVVVREDDNLRRRAPGESAALIVEGAEAEMAAGARCRQVVTVLDELDATRHAVHRANPGDVVVLCVDQHAAVLAELEGFTHQANAGTHTDEEQPGDPDLDPRELTTEAAQSSAADDDALREALDGLEGPQA; this is translated from the coding sequence ATGACCGAAGATCAGCCCGTCGCCGACCAGCCCATCGGTCAGCTGAAGATCCTGCAGACGCGTATCTATCGCGGTCCCAATGTGTGGTCCTACGAGCAGGCGATCCATCTGGTGGTCGATCTCGGGCCACTTGAGCAGTTCCCCACCAACACCATTCCGGGGTTCACCGATCGCCTGTTGGCGGCGCTGCCAGGGTTGGAGGAGCACACCTGCTCCCGCGGTCACCGCGGGGGTTTCGTCGAACGGTTGCGCGAGGGCACCTGGCTCGGGCACGTCGCCGAGCATGTGGCACTGGAGTTGCAGCAGGAGGCCGGGCACGACATGCGCCGCGGCAAGACGCGCGGAGTCAAGGGCGAACCCGGCGTCTACAACGTGATCTTCGGCTTCTTCGACGAGCGCGTCGGACGGGCAGCCGGTGAGTTGGCCGTGCGACTCGTCAACCATTTCGTGCTCGCCGGCGACGACTTCGATGTGGAGCGCGAGCGTGAAACGTTTCTGTTGGCAGCAGGTCGGGCTGCCTTCGGGCCGTCGACGGCTGCGATCATCGAAGAGGCTGTCAGCCGTGACATCCCGTGGACCCGCCTCAACCAGCACTCGCTGGTGCAGTTGGGCCAGGGTGTGCACGCGCAGCGCATCCGCGCCACGATGACTTCACTGACCTCGGCGCTGGCGGTCGACATCGCCGGCGACAAAAATCTCACGACCACCCTGCTGGGCTCCGCCGGCCTGCCGGTGCCGAAGGCGGAGACCGTGCGCACGGCGGACGGCGCAGTCGCGGCCGCGCGTCGTGTCGGGCACCCCGTGGTGGTCAAGCCGCTGGACGGCAACCACGGGCGCGGTGTCTGCCTCGATCTGCGCACCGACGACCAGGTGCGGGCGGCCTTCGACGTCGCCGAGGCACAGAGCCGTCGTGGTGTGGTGCAGGTCGAGTCGTTCATCACCGGCAAGGACTACCGCTGCCTGATCATCGGTGGCCGGATGGCGGCGATCGCCGAACGGGTCCCGGCGCATGTGATCGGCGACGGGCAGCACACCGTGGCACAACTCGTCGACATCACCAACGCCGACCCACGCCGTGGGGTCGGTCACGAGAAGGTGCTGACCCGCATTCGCGTCGATGATGCCGCCGTCGAACTCGTTGCAGCGCAGGGGTATTCGATGGATTCGGTGCCACCGGTCGACGAGATGGTCAAGCTGGCGCTGACCGGCAACATGTCGACCGGCGGCATCTCGGTCGATCGCACCTTCGACGCGCACCCCGACAACGTCGAGATCGCCGAGGAGGCCGCCCGGCTCATCGGCCTGGACGTCGCCGGTATCGACTTCATCTGCCCCGACATCACGGCCCCGGTGCGCGAGACCGGCGGCGCCATCTGCGAGGTGAACGCCGCCCCCGGCTTCCGGATGCACACGCATCCCACTGTCGGGGAACCGCAATTCATCGCCAAGCCGGTAGTCGACCTGCTGTTCCCGCCCGGCTCCCCCTCCCGCGTGCCGATCGTCGCGGTGACCGGCACCAACGGCAAGACCACGACCTCGCGCATGCTGGCCCACATCATGAAGGGCCTCGGCCGCAAGGTCGGCATGACATCGACCGACGGCATCGTCATCGACGAGCGCCTGGTCATCAAAGCCGACGCCTCGGGTCCGCGTTCGGCACGGATGGTCTTGCAGAACCCGCGTGTCGACTTCGCGGTGATGGAGGTCGCGCGGGGCGGCATCCTGCGTGAAGGTCTGGGCTACGACCGCAACGACATCGCAGTGGTCACCAACATCCAGCCCGACCACCTCGGCATGCGCGGCGTCGAGACGCTGGAGCAGCTTGCGGATGTCAAAGCCGTTGTGGTTGAAGCGGTTCCACGCGACGGCTTTGCCGTGCTCAACGCAGACGACCCGCTGGTGCGACGGATGCGCAAGCGGTGCCGCGGCACCATCGTGTGGTTCTCGATGGAGCCGGCCGGTTCGGCGGTGCGGGAGTTCATCGACGAGCGCTGCCGCCGCGGGGCGCGCGCCGTTGTGCTCGAGACCTCCGACCGCGGCGAGATGATCGTGCTCAAGCAGGGCCGCCGGTCGATGCCACTGGCCTGGACCCACCTGCTGCCGTCGACCTTCGATGGGGCCGCCCGGATGAACGTCGCCAATGCGCTGGCTGCGGCGGGAGCCGCCTTCGCCGCCGGCGCGCCGTTGCACGACATACGTCAGGGTCTGCGGACGTTCACGACGTCGTACTACCTGTCGCCCGGCCGTCTGAACCGCATGGAGGTCAACCACGCCGAGGTCTTCGTCGACTACTGCCACAACCCTCCGGGAATGCGGATGCTGGGTGACTTCGTCGAGTCGTATGTCGAGCGTCGCCAAGGCGCCACGGACCATCGCATCTCACGTATCGGCATGATCGGCGCGGCCGGTGACCGCCGCGACGAGGACATCCGCGAACTCGGAGCCATCGCCGCCCACCACTTCGACGTCGTGGTGGTGCGTGAGGATGACAACCTGCGCCGCCGGGCGCCCGGGGAGTCCGCGGCACTGATCGTCGAAGGCGCCGAGGCCGAGATGGCAGCCGGGGCACGGTGTCGTCAGGTGGTGACGGTCCTCGACGAGCTCGACGCGACCCGGCACGCGGTACACCGGGCCAACCCGGGGGACGTCGTGGTGCTGTGCGTCGACCAGCACGCCGCGGTGCTCGCCGAGTTGGAAGGCTTCACCCATCAGGCGAACGCCGGCACCCACACCGACGAAGAGCAGCCGGGTGATCCCGACCTCGACCCCCGTGAGCTCACGACCGAAGCAGCTCAATCATCGGCCGCGGACGACGACGCCCTCCGTGAGGCGTTGGACGGGCTCGAGGGTCCCCAGGCCTAG
- a CDS encoding cyanophycinase: MSDAPSRSLLIIGGAEDKVGKVTILRRFARLSGGRKSRIVIIPTASSVPGEVVHVYSTVFTRLGCASVTSVNPANRAASSDQELQDAIDDATGIFFSGGNQLKLSQLIVGTPLGESILRAYERGAVIAGTSAGASIMSQFMISMGEEGVTPRQRSSQLTAGLGLLPGVIVDQHFDQRARYGRLLSLVATSPNLLGMGIDEDTAAEITDEQELTVVGSGAVFVVDARAATTDAHEARRDAPMLVSGAVVHTLPFGATFDLRSATLTEFTEKYADIAISAGRDRHNTATAAALRH, encoded by the coding sequence ATGTCTGACGCACCCAGCCGCTCCCTGCTCATCATCGGCGGTGCCGAGGACAAGGTCGGCAAGGTCACGATCCTGCGACGGTTCGCCCGGCTCTCGGGCGGCCGCAAGTCGCGAATCGTCATCATTCCCACCGCTTCCTCGGTGCCCGGCGAGGTCGTGCACGTCTACTCCACGGTCTTCACCCGGCTGGGGTGCGCATCGGTCACCTCGGTGAACCCGGCCAACCGCGCGGCCAGCTCGGACCAGGAGTTGCAGGACGCCATCGACGACGCCACCGGCATCTTCTTCTCCGGCGGCAACCAGCTGAAGCTGAGCCAGTTAATCGTCGGCACGCCGCTGGGCGAATCGATCCTGCGCGCCTACGAACGCGGCGCCGTCATCGCCGGCACGTCGGCGGGGGCGTCGATCATGAGCCAGTTCATGATCTCGATGGGCGAGGAGGGCGTCACGCCGCGGCAACGCTCGAGCCAGCTGACGGCCGGCCTCGGCCTGCTGCCCGGAGTGATCGTGGACCAGCACTTCGACCAGCGCGCACGGTACGGCCGGCTGCTGTCGCTCGTCGCCACCTCCCCGAACCTGCTCGGCATGGGTATCGACGAGGACACCGCTGCCGAGATCACCGACGAGCAGGAACTCACGGTTGTGGGCTCCGGAGCCGTCTTCGTGGTCGATGCACGAGCTGCGACCACCGATGCGCACGAGGCTCGTCGTGATGCACCGATGCTGGTCAGCGGAGCTGTCGTGCACACGCTGCCGTTCGGCGCGACCTTCGATCTGCGGAGCGCCACCCTGACCGAGTTCACCGAGAAGTATGCCGACATCGCCATCTCCGCCGGTCGCGATCGTCACAACACCGCCACGGCGGCAGCGCTGCGGCACTGA
- the serB gene encoding phosphoserine phosphatase SerB, which translates to MNPPDLPRDSESDSLLFTITGIDRPGVSGAVMRATARYDAAVLDLEQSVVRGHLLLCGLLRPSPGSAGALSDAIRAVAAEHDLRATIDTGRGDNARRRDGRASVVVIGAPLLARSLAAVTERIAQHGANIDRVRRLARDPVTTLELDVSGADVFELRRHLTLEAAAHGVDIAVAPGGLARRGRRLVVMDVDSTLIQDEVIELLAAHAGRGPQVAAVTERAMRGEIDFATSLHERVSVLAGLPESVFDQVRSDIRLTPGARTLVRTVKRLGFTVAVVSGGFQQIVEPLAHDLGIDYAQANVLEIIDGTLTGRITGQIVDRAEKARALRRFADREGLPLARTVAIGDGANDLDMLAAAGLGIAFNAKPVVRSHADATVNVPYLDAVLFMLGISRDEIEEADRAAEAASVSGTDCLESPHV; encoded by the coding sequence GTGAATCCACCTGACCTTCCACGCGATTCAGAATCCGACTCGCTGTTGTTCACCATCACCGGCATTGACAGGCCCGGCGTCTCAGGTGCGGTCATGCGGGCGACTGCCAGGTATGACGCAGCTGTCCTCGACCTCGAGCAGTCCGTCGTGCGCGGCCACCTGCTGCTCTGCGGCCTGCTGCGCCCGTCGCCCGGTTCGGCCGGTGCGTTGAGTGACGCCATCCGCGCGGTGGCCGCCGAGCACGACCTGCGCGCGACCATCGACACCGGCCGTGGCGACAACGCGCGGCGGCGCGACGGCCGCGCCTCCGTCGTGGTGATCGGTGCCCCGCTGCTTGCCCGCAGCCTGGCTGCCGTCACCGAGCGGATCGCCCAGCACGGCGCCAACATCGACCGCGTGCGCCGGTTGGCACGCGACCCGGTCACCACCCTCGAGCTCGACGTGTCCGGTGCCGATGTGTTCGAACTGCGCCGGCATCTCACGCTCGAAGCTGCCGCGCACGGTGTCGACATCGCCGTCGCACCCGGCGGACTGGCTCGGCGCGGGCGCCGGCTGGTGGTCATGGACGTCGACAGCACGCTGATCCAGGACGAGGTCATCGAGTTGCTCGCGGCCCATGCCGGGCGCGGGCCGCAGGTCGCGGCTGTCACCGAGCGGGCCATGCGCGGCGAGATCGATTTCGCGACGAGTCTGCACGAGCGGGTCTCGGTGCTTGCCGGGCTGCCGGAGAGTGTGTTCGATCAGGTGCGCAGCGACATACGTCTCACGCCTGGAGCCCGCACGCTGGTGCGCACGGTGAAGCGACTCGGCTTCACCGTCGCGGTCGTGTCCGGCGGATTCCAGCAGATTGTCGAGCCGTTGGCGCACGATCTGGGCATCGACTACGCCCAGGCCAACGTGCTTGAGATCATCGACGGCACGTTGACCGGCCGAATCACCGGGCAGATCGTCGACCGAGCCGAAAAAGCCCGCGCACTGCGTAGATTCGCTGATCGCGAGGGCCTGCCCCTGGCACGCACGGTCGCCATCGGCGACGGGGCGAACGACCTCGACATGCTGGCCGCCGCGGGTCTGGGCATCGCTTTCAATGCAAAGCCAGTCGTGCGTTCGCACGCCGACGCCACGGTCAACGTGCCCTATCTGGACGCGGTGCTGTTCATGCTCGGAATCTCACGCGACGAGATCGAGGAGGCCGACCGCGCAGCGGAGGCCGCATCGGTGTCCGGCACAGACTGCCTAGAATCCCCCCATGTCTGA
- the glgC gene encoding glucose-1-phosphate adenylyltransferase, with product MARQRGPKVFAIVLAGGEGKRLMPLTADRAKPAVPFGGIYRLIDFALSNLANSGFLQMVVLTQYKSHSLDRHVTKTWRMSTMLGNYVAPVPAQQRRGKQWFSGSADAIYQSLNLIHDEHPDIVVVVGADHVYRMDFAQMVEQHIESGARATVAAIRQPIEMANQFGVIELDQSSPQKKIAAFREKPSDPVGLVDAPHEVLASMGNYVFDTDALIEAVTADAELEDSKHDMGGDIIPAFVERGEAYAYDFRDNVIPGATDRDFGYWRDVGTLDSFFDAHMDLVSIHPIFNVYNYDWPIMTNASSFPPAKFIHGASARQGMATGSMISPGCIISGSVVNGSVLSPNVHVHSFAQVDDAVLLDNVQIGRHCRIQRAIIDKDVSVPPGVSIGLDHDDDRARGFTVTDSGLVVIGKGTVIPS from the coding sequence ATGGCTCGACAACGTGGTCCTAAGGTTTTCGCGATCGTCCTGGCCGGCGGCGAGGGCAAGCGGCTGATGCCGCTGACCGCCGATCGGGCCAAACCGGCGGTGCCATTCGGCGGGATCTACCGGCTCATCGACTTCGCGCTGTCGAATCTGGCCAACAGCGGGTTCCTGCAGATGGTCGTGCTCACGCAGTACAAGTCGCACAGTCTCGACCGGCACGTCACCAAGACGTGGCGGATGTCGACGATGCTGGGCAACTACGTCGCTCCCGTGCCTGCACAGCAGCGGCGGGGCAAGCAGTGGTTCTCCGGCTCAGCCGACGCGATCTACCAGAGCCTCAACCTGATCCACGACGAGCACCCTGACATCGTGGTCGTGGTCGGCGCAGACCACGTCTACCGCATGGATTTCGCCCAAATGGTCGAGCAGCACATCGAGTCCGGTGCCCGCGCGACGGTCGCCGCCATACGTCAGCCGATCGAGATGGCCAACCAGTTCGGCGTCATCGAACTCGACCAGAGCAGCCCGCAGAAGAAGATCGCCGCCTTCCGCGAAAAGCCTTCTGATCCGGTCGGATTGGTGGATGCACCACACGAGGTGCTGGCATCGATGGGCAACTACGTCTTCGACACCGACGCCCTCATCGAGGCGGTCACCGCGGATGCCGAACTCGAGGACAGCAAGCACGACATGGGCGGCGACATCATCCCGGCATTCGTGGAACGTGGCGAGGCATACGCCTACGACTTCCGGGACAACGTGATCCCGGGCGCGACCGATCGTGACTTCGGTTACTGGCGCGACGTCGGGACGCTGGACTCGTTCTTCGACGCGCACATGGACCTGGTCTCGATCCACCCGATCTTCAACGTCTACAACTACGACTGGCCGATCATGACCAACGCGTCCAGTTTCCCGCCGGCCAAGTTCATCCACGGTGCATCTGCGCGACAGGGCATGGCAACGGGCTCGATGATCTCCCCCGGCTGCATCATCAGCGGTTCGGTGGTCAACGGTTCGGTGCTGTCGCCGAACGTCCACGTCCACTCGTTCGCGCAGGTCGATGATGCTGTCCTGCTCGACAACGTGCAGATCGGTCGGCACTGCCGCATCCAGCGGGCGATCATCGACAAGGACGTCTCGGTGCCACCCGGTGTCAGCATCGGGCTCGACCACGATGACGATCGCGCTCGAGGTTTCACCGTGACCGACTCAGGACTTGTCGTGATCGGCAAGGGCACGGTCATTCCTTCGTGA
- the glgA gene encoding glycogen synthase, giving the protein MRVDLLTKEYPPNIYGGAGVHVSELVRALRELGDQVCVRAFGDPVHEPDTVGYPDLPELASANAALRTLGVDLSMAQDCAGADLVHSHTWYANMAGHVASLLHGMPHVITAHSLEPMRPWKAEQLGGGYRVSSYVERTAYEAAAGVIAVSHGMRADVLASYPQLDPARVHVVHNGIDSQLWHRDSSPEAEAAARRHGVDPERPSVVFVGRITRQKGLPYLLRAAAELPPEVQLVLCAGAPDTPEILAEVEGLVTGLQHRRTGVVWIPDMLPRAEVIALLSAATVFVCPSVYEPLGIVNLEAMACEAAVVGTATGGIPEVVDDDVTGWLVPIDQVSDGTGTPRDPDLFVADLARALTEATSDAAEARRRGTAGRERAVREFSWATIAERTQQVYAAVVGG; this is encoded by the coding sequence GTGAGAGTCGATCTGCTGACCAAGGAATACCCGCCCAACATCTACGGCGGTGCGGGTGTGCATGTGAGCGAACTTGTGCGCGCACTGCGGGAATTGGGCGATCAGGTGTGTGTCCGAGCGTTCGGCGATCCTGTCCACGAGCCGGACACCGTCGGCTATCCGGACCTGCCCGAACTCGCCTCGGCGAATGCCGCGCTGCGGACGCTCGGGGTCGATCTGTCGATGGCGCAAGACTGCGCCGGCGCCGACCTGGTGCACTCACACACCTGGTACGCCAACATGGCAGGCCATGTGGCGAGCCTCTTGCACGGTATGCCGCATGTCATCACCGCGCACAGCCTCGAACCGATGCGTCCTTGGAAGGCCGAGCAGTTGGGCGGCGGGTACCGAGTGTCGTCCTACGTCGAGCGCACCGCATATGAGGCGGCTGCCGGTGTCATCGCGGTGAGTCACGGGATGCGCGCCGACGTCCTCGCCAGCTACCCGCAGCTGGATCCGGCTCGGGTGCACGTGGTGCACAACGGCATCGACTCCCAGTTGTGGCATCGCGACAGCTCTCCGGAGGCAGAAGCGGCGGCACGCCGACACGGTGTCGATCCAGAACGCCCCAGCGTCGTCTTCGTCGGTCGGATCACCCGGCAGAAGGGCCTGCCCTACCTGCTGCGTGCGGCCGCGGAGCTGCCGCCGGAGGTGCAGTTGGTGCTGTGTGCAGGGGCGCCGGACACCCCGGAGATTCTCGCGGAGGTCGAGGGGCTGGTGACCGGGTTGCAGCATCGCCGGACCGGCGTGGTGTGGATTCCCGACATGCTTCCCCGTGCAGAGGTGATTGCATTGCTCTCTGCCGCAACGGTTTTCGTGTGTCCATCCGTCTACGAACCGCTCGGCATCGTCAACCTCGAGGCGATGGCGTGCGAGGCCGCCGTGGTCGGGACGGCGACCGGCGGCATACCCGAGGTCGTCGACGACGACGTCACCGGCTGGCTGGTGCCGATCGATCAGGTCTCCGACGGCACCGGAACGCCCCGTGATCCGGACCTCTTCGTCGCCGATCTGGCGCGCGCCCTCACCGAGGCCACGAGTGACGCCGCCGAAGCTCGTCGCCGAGGGACCGCCGGTCGCGAGCGAGCGGTGCGTGAGTTCTCGTGGGCGACCATCGCCGAGCGCACCCAGCAGGTGTATGCCGCAGTCGTCGGCGGCTGA
- a CDS encoding ABC transporter ATP-binding protein, translating into MSDVLALADVSVVRGGKHLLDGVTWEIEEGERWVVLGPNGAGKTTLLSIAAGRLHPSSGVAGVLSEVLGAVDVFELRPRIGLSSASIAERIPGGERVGDVVVTAAYGMVGRWRERYDELDHRRAADLLDTLGAGHLIDRTFGTLSEGERKRVLIARALMTDPELMLLDEPAAGLDLGGREDLVARLGEIALDVEAPALVLVTHHVEEIPPGFTDVLMLRAGKVVAAGPIELTLTAENLSATFDTPLTLDRHGDRWAARAVQRPAGRHTAS; encoded by the coding sequence ATGAGCGATGTCTTGGCACTCGCAGATGTCAGTGTGGTCCGCGGGGGTAAGCACCTGCTCGACGGCGTGACGTGGGAGATCGAAGAAGGCGAACGCTGGGTCGTCCTCGGTCCCAACGGCGCCGGAAAGACGACCCTGCTGTCGATCGCCGCGGGTCGCCTGCACCCGAGCAGCGGTGTGGCAGGTGTGCTTTCGGAGGTGCTCGGCGCGGTCGACGTCTTTGAACTCCGCCCGCGGATCGGACTGTCGTCGGCATCGATCGCCGAGCGCATCCCCGGTGGCGAACGCGTCGGTGACGTGGTTGTGACCGCGGCATACGGCATGGTCGGTCGATGGCGCGAGCGGTATGACGAGCTTGACCACCGACGCGCCGCCGACCTGCTCGACACCCTCGGTGCCGGCCACCTGATCGACCGGACCTTCGGCACTCTCAGCGAGGGTGAGCGCAAGCGAGTCCTCATCGCCCGTGCGCTGATGACCGACCCGGAGCTGATGTTGCTCGACGAGCCCGCCGCCGGTCTCGACCTCGGTGGTCGCGAGGACCTGGTCGCCCGGCTCGGCGAGATCGCCCTCGATGTCGAGGCGCCCGCGCTGGTCCTCGTGACCCACCATGTCGAGGAGATCCCGCCCGGCTTCACCGACGTGCTCATGCTGCGGGCCGGCAAGGTCGTGGCAGCCGGGCCGATCGAACTGACCCTCACCGCGGAGAACCTCTCGGCGACCTTCGACACGCCCCTGACGCTGGATCGGCATGGCGACCGGTGGGCGGCACGGGCCGTGCAGCGACCAGCCGGCAGACACACTGCAAGCTGA
- a CDS encoding sulfite exporter TauE/SafE family protein, with amino-acid sequence MSLTHALLIMLAGMAAGGINTVVGSGTLVTFPTLLALGYPAVAANVSNTLGLVAGGLSGSWGYRKEVSQSRDQLRRLAPMSLVGAVVGALLLIWLPASAFKAIVPILILIGILLVLTGPALQRRASARASAEPTAMEPAAAVSGNGPATSEHPSATRQVLLAVGVFGAGMYGGYFGAAQGVLLMGLLSALLSAPLQRLNGIKNVLGTVVNGVAAVTFLVVAIHQVRWEVAALIAVGSLIGGVIGAKVGRRLPPWALRGFIVLIGVIAIVQLLR; translated from the coding sequence GTGTCCCTCACTCATGCGTTGCTGATCATGCTGGCCGGCATGGCAGCCGGTGGCATCAACACTGTTGTCGGCTCCGGCACACTGGTGACCTTTCCCACCCTGCTCGCGCTCGGATATCCCGCGGTCGCAGCCAACGTGTCCAACACCCTCGGCCTGGTCGCAGGCGGACTGTCGGGTTCATGGGGGTACCGCAAAGAGGTCTCGCAGAGCCGCGACCAACTGCGGCGTCTGGCGCCGATGTCGCTGGTGGGGGCGGTCGTCGGAGCGCTGCTGCTGATCTGGTTGCCGGCCTCGGCATTCAAAGCGATCGTTCCGATCTTGATCCTCATCGGCATCCTGCTGGTCCTCACCGGACCGGCGCTGCAGCGTCGCGCGTCCGCGCGCGCCTCGGCGGAGCCGACCGCCATGGAGCCTGCGGCAGCCGTCTCTGGCAACGGCCCCGCGACGTCCGAGCACCCGTCGGCAACCCGCCAGGTGCTGCTGGCCGTCGGTGTGTTCGGCGCCGGCATGTATGGCGGCTACTTCGGCGCCGCACAGGGCGTCCTGCTCATGGGGCTGTTGAGCGCCCTGCTCAGTGCACCGCTGCAGCGGCTCAACGGGATCAAGAACGTCCTGGGCACCGTCGTCAACGGGGTGGCAGCGGTGACCTTCCTGGTGGTCGCGATCCACCAGGTGCGCTGGGAGGTCGCGGCGCTCATCGCGGTCGGCTCACTGATCGGTGGCGTGATCGGGGCCAAGGTGGGTCGCCGCCTGCCGCCATGGGCATTGCGCGGTTTCATCGTGCTCATCGGTGTCATCGCGATCGTGCAACTGCTGCGGTGA
- a CDS encoding sulfite exporter TauE/SafE family protein, with the protein MIGHLPLAVFLTLGMVVALGACVQSVVGFGLAVVAAPFVVVLEPHLMPAALLVTSLALPSWELLTGDRDIAWRPWCFAIGGRVLLMPVGVWLVTWAPTSLIAVIVGAMVLVAVAASISRIDVRPTPASSALAGVITGVSGTAASIGGPFFALVLQHERPSRIRSTLALFFVVGASSALTGLAVAGHVDATQLKVGLAWIPFVLLGTAIARPLRSRVDAARMRRLVLALATVAGVGVILLTVVS; encoded by the coding sequence GTGATCGGACACCTGCCTCTCGCGGTCTTCCTCACCCTCGGCATGGTGGTGGCACTGGGCGCCTGCGTTCAATCGGTCGTCGGGTTCGGGCTGGCGGTGGTCGCAGCGCCGTTCGTCGTCGTGCTCGAGCCGCACCTGATGCCCGCGGCACTGCTGGTGACCAGCCTGGCGTTGCCATCATGGGAGTTGCTGACCGGCGACCGCGACATCGCCTGGCGACCGTGGTGCTTCGCCATCGGGGGCCGGGTATTGCTCATGCCGGTCGGCGTGTGGTTGGTGACGTGGGCACCCACGTCGCTCATCGCAGTCATCGTCGGGGCCATGGTGCTGGTGGCGGTGGCCGCCTCGATTTCTCGCATCGACGTCCGGCCCACTCCCGCTTCATCAGCGCTCGCCGGGGTGATCACGGGCGTGTCGGGGACGGCAGCGTCCATCGGCGGTCCCTTCTTCGCGCTGGTCCTGCAGCACGAGCGACCGAGTCGGATCCGCTCCACCCTCGCGCTGTTCTTCGTCGTGGGCGCTTCCAGCGCGCTCACCGGCCTCGCGGTGGCAGGCCACGTGGACGCCACCCAACTGAAGGTCGGGCTGGCATGGATTCCGTTCGTGCTGCTGGGGACTGCGATCGCGCGCCCGTTGCGGTCGCGGGTGGATGCTGCGCGAATGCGGCGTCTGGTGCTGGCCCTCGCAACGGTGGCCGGCGTAGGAGTCATCCTCCTCACAGTCGTGTCCTAG
- a CDS encoding restriction endonuclease, whose product MCPRSAHVRDVVSYLPAPVASPDRVQVTDQGSVFAALVRAHGLPDWVFEPVPRTPANGLATASVGSWSSPAPEAPQRTVATPVERHTSPAPSTSVDQSLVLGVRTRLAHAAPHAFASVVEQLLTCLGYRMPTGMTSGGEAARPFVEVAVVRDPLGLDRALLRAVQLPVGWSIDRGAVRDLLTTVRAGQVRRTVMLTTGVFSEDARDAAAEADRDVVLIDGTELATLMVGQGLGVRNAATPTVQLVDDSFFTSD is encoded by the coding sequence ATGTGTCCAAGATCCGCCCACGTCCGCGACGTCGTGTCCTATCTGCCCGCTCCTGTTGCGAGCCCTGATCGTGTGCAGGTGACTGATCAGGGCTCGGTCTTCGCTGCGCTGGTACGCGCGCACGGTCTGCCGGACTGGGTCTTTGAGCCGGTGCCGCGCACGCCGGCCAATGGTCTGGCCACGGCGTCCGTCGGATCCTGGTCGTCGCCCGCACCGGAGGCGCCGCAACGCACGGTGGCTACGCCGGTCGAGCGGCATACATCGCCGGCGCCGTCCACGTCGGTCGATCAGTCATTGGTGCTGGGTGTCCGCACGCGCCTGGCACATGCTGCGCCGCACGCCTTCGCCTCGGTCGTAGAGCAATTGCTGACCTGCCTGGGTTATCGCATGCCGACAGGTATGACGAGCGGTGGCGAGGCAGCCAGGCCGTTCGTCGAGGTCGCGGTCGTGCGTGATCCGCTCGGACTGGACCGTGCGCTGTTGCGCGCGGTGCAGCTTCCCGTTGGATGGTCGATCGACCGCGGCGCAGTGCGCGATCTGCTGACCACCGTCCGGGCCGGTCAGGTGAGGCGGACGGTCATGCTGACGACCGGTGTCTTCTCCGAGGACGCCCGTGACGCCGCGGCGGAGGCGGACCGGGATGTGGTGCTGATCGACGGCACCGAGCTCGCGACCTTGATGGTAGGCCAGGGGCTCGGGGTGCGGAATGCGGCCACGCCGACCGTGCAACTGGTGGACGACAGCTTCTTCACCTCCGACTGA